Proteins co-encoded in one Cucurbita pepo subsp. pepo cultivar mu-cu-16 chromosome LG15, ASM280686v2, whole genome shotgun sequence genomic window:
- the LOC111811718 gene encoding exopolygalacturonase clone GBGA483-like, with translation MSSLTISRSSTFIIFFFLCLITNGLAADFHVKRYGAKANGNSDDSQAIMKAWKDACMSRKPSKVVISGGRYVVNSMKFKGPCMAPVHIQMEGRLEAPLNIQHMKSDDNWIIFEYINGLTISGKGIFDGRGSLAWKQNQCASSGKCDSLPISLRFYSLNNTIIRGITSTDSKFFHMNVHNCRNMTIQNIIINAPGISPNTDGIHIGGSSGVTISNARIETGDDCVSIGDGSQQIIVEKVTCGPGHGISIGSLGKYKNEKPVSGVIVRNCTIKNTMFGVRIKTWPDSTQGIATNMHFNSIVMKNVGTPILIDQQYCPYGKCRFKIPSRVAISDVGFRNIVGTSTTRVAVKLVCSRGYPCKNVKLSNINLRYIGTNGTAISECSNVKPTISGRVMPPACTRAFAI, from the exons ATGTCTTCACTAACCATTTCAAGATCATCCacattcatcatcttcttctttctttgtctcaTCACCAATGGCCTAGCTGCTGATTTCCATGTCAAAAGATATGGAGCAAAAGCCAATGGCAACTCAGATGATAGCCAG GCGATTATGAAGGCTTGGAAGGATGCTTGCATGTCAAGAAAGCCAAGCAAAGTAGTGATATCAGGTGGGAGATATGTGGTGAATTCGATGAAGTTTAAAGGGCCATGCATGGCGCCCGTTCATATTCAAATGGAGGGTAGACTCGAAGCGCCCCTCAATATTCAACACATGAAATCTGACGACAATTGGATCATTTTTGAGTATATTAATGGTTTAACAATCTCTGGAAAAGGCATTTTTGATGGCCGAGGATCTCTTGCTTGGAAGCAAAATCAATGTGCTTCTTCGGGAAAATGCGACTCTCTCCCTATT AGCTTGAGATTCTACAGCCTCAACAACACTATAATTCGAGGCATAACTTCAACAGACAGCAAGTTCTTCCACATGAACGTGCACAACTGCAGGAACATGACCATTCaaaacatcatcatcaacGCCCCCGGCATAAGTCCCAACACCGACGGGATCCATATTGGAGGATCGAGCGGGGTGACTATAAGCAATGCCAGGATCGAAACTGGTGACGATTGTGTCTCGATCGGCGACGGAAGCCAACAGATAATCGTCGAGAAGGTGACATGTGGTCCGGGTCACGGGATTAGCATTGGAAGCCTTGGAAAGTACAAGAATGAGAAACCAGTGTCTGGAGTCATTGTCAGAAATTGCACAATCAAAAACACCATGTTCGGAGTTAGGATCAAAACATGGCCAGATTCTACTCAAGGAATTGCCACCAATATGCACTTTAATAGCATTGTGATGAAAAATGTTGGCACTCCTATCCTAATTGACCAACAATATTGCCCATACGGAAAGTGCCGATTCAAG ATTCCATCTAGAGTTGCAATAAGCGATGTCGGATTCAGGAACATCGTAGGGACATCGACAACTCGAGTGGCTGTAAAGCTTGTGTGCAGCCGAGGGTATCCGTGCAAGAACGTGAAGCTATCAAACATAAACTTGAGATACATAGGCACCAATGGCACAGCCATATCAGAATGTTCTAATGTGAAGCCTACAATATCTGGAAGAGTGATGCCGCCTGCCTGCACTAGGGCTTTTGCAATATGA